In Chiloscyllium punctatum isolate Juve2018m chromosome 38, sChiPun1.3, whole genome shotgun sequence, a single genomic region encodes these proteins:
- the cox5b2 gene encoding cytochrome c oxidase subunit 5B2, translating to MAVALVGRLCALRGLGIGLSRLGAARIAVVRPMATSGVPTDEEQSTGLERKTLQAMKKGMDPYSIFKPKEYAGTKEDPHIVPSITEKRLVGCICEEDNTAIVWFWLHSGSPQRCPSCGSHYKLEHHELPH from the exons ATGGCCGTGGCTCTGGTTGGGCGGTTGTGTGCGCTCCGCGGGCTCGGTATCGGCCTGAGCCGGCTGGGGGCAGCGAGGATCGCTGTCGTTAGGCCCATGGCCACCTCGG GTGTTCCTACAGATGAAGAACAATCCACTGGGCTTGAGCGGAAAACATTGCAAGCTATGAAGAAAGGGATG GATCCCTACAGTATCTTCAAACCTAAAGAGTATGCAGGCACCAAAGAGGATCCTCATATCGTTCCTTCAATCACTGAGAAGAGGCTTGTTGGTTGCATCT GTGAAGAGGATAACACTGCAATTGTTTGGTTCTGGCTCCATTCAGGGAGCCCCCAGCGTTGTCCGTCCTGCGGATCTCACTATAAACTTGAGCATCATGAACTTCCTCATTAG